In one Streptomyces venezuelae genomic region, the following are encoded:
- a CDS encoding LysE family transporter translates to MSAGRAQPRYAQSAEARRRRRREYSALGARTGLCVHMRAAALGVSAIATRPALAFTVVKPAGAAALIWLGVRALTCRRRWDRATGGLFMAVGVGVAAVE, encoded by the coding sequence CTGTCCGCGGGACGGGCACAACCGCGGTACGCCCAGTCAGCGGAGGCCCGGCGCCGTCGCCGCCGCGAATACTCGGCGCTGGGTGCCCGGACAGGCCTGTGCGTGCACATGCGCGCGGCGGCGCTCGGCGTGTCGGCGATCGCCACGAGGCCCGCCCTGGCCTTCACCGTCGTCAAGCCGGCCGGCGCTGCGGCCCTGATCTGGCTCGGGGTGCGAGCTCTGACCTGCCGCCGCCGCTGGGACCGGGCCACCGGCGGGCTGTTCATGGCGGTGGGCGTCGGCGTGGCGGCGGTGGAATGA
- a CDS encoding lactonase family protein translates to MVVGRQAGRAYIGSFTAAGGPGVITASVAPESGALTVLGATDAVADPSYLALSSDGETLYAVSETSDGGVAAFRTAGDRAELTGPPVPVGSAPTHLALYDGHVLTANYRSGSVTAVQVRGDGTLVPTPSSELRHTGSGPHPQRQQSPHAHQVLADPSGRWAVSADLGTDSVRVCAFGESGLTLHREVALRPGSGPRHLVFHPRGDRAYILNELSPTLTVCTWDAADGSLKPLGELPVLAEAPEGDTYPSEVVIAPDGRFLWAATRGPDVISVIALDETGDVPSLKATVPCGGTWPRDLAIDPAGRHLYAANERSGDVTWFAIDQETGIPSRTGSVAAPAASCVVFG, encoded by the coding sequence GTGGTCGTCGGCAGGCAGGCGGGGCGGGCGTACATCGGATCCTTCACCGCGGCCGGGGGGCCGGGTGTGATCACCGCGTCCGTCGCGCCGGAGAGCGGGGCGTTGACCGTGCTCGGTGCCACGGACGCGGTCGCCGACCCGTCCTATCTCGCGCTCTCGTCCGACGGGGAGACGCTGTACGCGGTGAGTGAGACCTCCGACGGGGGCGTCGCCGCGTTCCGTACCGCGGGCGACAGGGCCGAGTTGACCGGGCCGCCCGTGCCCGTCGGGTCTGCGCCGACCCACCTCGCCCTGTACGACGGGCACGTGCTCACCGCCAACTACCGGTCGGGCAGCGTCACCGCCGTGCAGGTGCGCGGCGACGGGACCCTCGTCCCGACGCCGTCGAGCGAGCTGCGGCACACCGGTTCGGGACCGCACCCGCAGCGTCAGCAGAGCCCGCACGCGCATCAGGTCCTCGCGGACCCGAGCGGCCGCTGGGCGGTCAGTGCCGACCTCGGCACGGACTCCGTGCGCGTGTGCGCCTTCGGGGAGAGCGGGCTGACCCTGCACCGCGAGGTGGCGCTGCGTCCGGGGTCCGGTCCGCGGCACCTCGTGTTCCACCCGCGCGGCGACCGCGCGTACATCCTCAACGAGCTCAGCCCCACCCTCACCGTCTGCACCTGGGACGCCGCCGACGGCTCGCTCAAGCCGCTCGGCGAGCTGCCCGTCCTCGCGGAGGCCCCGGAGGGCGACACGTACCCCTCGGAGGTCGTGATCGCGCCCGACGGGCGGTTCCTGTGGGCCGCCACGCGCGGCCCGGACGTCATCTCGGTCATCGCGCTCGACGAGACGGGCGACGTGCCGAGTCTGAAGGCGACGGTGCCGTGCGGCGGCACGTGGCCGCGCGACCTGGCGATCGATCCGGCGGGACGGCACCTGTACGCGGCCAATGAGCGCTCCGGGGACGTCACCTGGTTCGCGATCGACCAGGAGACGGGCATCCCGAGCCGTACGGGCTCCGTCGCGGCGCCCGCGGCCTCCTGCGTGGTCTTCGGCTGA
- a CDS encoding sirohydrochlorin chelatase, with protein sequence MSSPTGPASGLPVRMPRPRQPGRHRRPEPVAAPEGAPALVLAVPGAPSTTMRGLAEEVVSIARSELPGLDARIGYLDGEEDATVTSFPEFPSLHSVLAHAAAERTARVERARAAGAEVADPEGPVAVVVPLLAGPDAALMRRVRQAVMDSRAAAELTDVLGPHPLLAEALHVRLSEAGLARADRARLFTVATAADGIVLATVGGDEAVQAAGITGMLLAARLAVPVMAAALDEEGAIAATAEQLRGSGSTQLALAPYLIGPELDSALLEAAAKESGLSVAEPIGPYPAIGKLALAKYTTALGITPQQPSGAPAH encoded by the coding sequence GGAGCCCGTCGCGGCTCCTGAGGGCGCGCCCGCACTTGTTCTCGCCGTGCCGGGCGCCCCCAGCACCACCATGCGCGGCCTCGCCGAGGAAGTCGTGAGCATCGCCCGCTCCGAGCTGCCCGGTCTCGACGCCAGAATCGGTTACCTCGACGGTGAGGAAGACGCCACCGTCACGTCGTTCCCCGAGTTCCCCTCGCTGCACTCCGTGCTCGCGCACGCGGCCGCGGAGCGCACCGCCCGCGTCGAGCGCGCGCGTGCCGCGGGCGCCGAGGTGGCCGACCCCGAGGGTCCTGTCGCCGTCGTCGTGCCGCTGCTCGCGGGCCCCGACGCCGCGCTGATGCGGCGCGTCCGGCAGGCCGTCATGGACAGCCGTGCCGCCGCCGAGCTCACCGACGTCCTCGGCCCGCACCCGCTGCTCGCCGAGGCCCTGCACGTGCGCCTCTCGGAGGCCGGGCTCGCCCGCGCCGACCGCGCCCGCCTGTTCACCGTGGCGACGGCCGCGGACGGCATCGTGCTGGCCACCGTCGGCGGCGACGAGGCCGTGCAGGCCGCCGGGATCACCGGCATGCTGCTCGCCGCGCGTCTCGCGGTGCCGGTGATGGCCGCCGCGCTCGACGAGGAGGGCGCCATCGCCGCGACCGCCGAGCAACTGCGCGGTTCCGGCTCGACGCAGCTGGCCCTCGCGCCGTACCTGATCGGCCCGGAGCTCGACAGCGCTCTGCTGGAGGCGGCCGCGAAGGAGTCGGGCCTGTCCGTCGCCGAGCCGATCGGCCCCTACCCGGCGATCGGCAAGCTGGCGCTGGCCAAGTACACGACGGCGCTCGGCATCACGCCGCAGCAGCCCTCGGGTGCGCCCGCGCACTGA